A region of Vibrio porteresiae DSM 19223 DNA encodes the following proteins:
- a CDS encoding EamA family transporter, whose product MQGRDLLLIITVMVIWGINFTAIKMGASEFDPFVITAIRFFLASFPLVFFIKRPPVSVRYFIAYGTVFGTGVWGMGACAIAFGLSAGMEAILIQLDVLTSVLVGALVYKETITKRMAAGMMIAMLGLTVSILYTNGNITAAGLFFITICAICWPLASIIIRQSGTTTPFAFTVWGMAFAPIPLIGLSLLMHGTQGLVSTFSHWNGNAWFSVLFQAYPTTIFGYWIWNKMTLKYPMALLAPTTLMTTVFGLIGGYVIYGEQLSSVQWVSCALFLLGIIVVIYPKKRAANSLTLKPEQAV is encoded by the coding sequence ATGCAGGGACGAGATCTATTACTCATCATCACCGTGATGGTGATTTGGGGCATCAATTTTACCGCAATAAAAATGGGCGCTAGCGAGTTTGATCCCTTTGTGATTACCGCTATCCGCTTTTTTCTCGCGTCCTTTCCTTTGGTGTTCTTTATCAAACGTCCTCCCGTATCAGTGCGCTATTTTATTGCCTATGGCACGGTATTTGGTACTGGCGTATGGGGAATGGGCGCTTGTGCGATCGCGTTTGGACTCTCGGCTGGGATGGAAGCAATATTGATTCAGTTGGATGTGCTAACCAGTGTACTAGTTGGCGCGTTGGTCTATAAAGAGACCATTACTAAACGCATGGCGGCAGGGATGATGATTGCCATGTTAGGACTAACGGTGTCCATCCTCTATACCAACGGCAATATTACTGCTGCAGGGCTGTTCTTTATTACGATTTGTGCGATTTGCTGGCCGCTGGCAAGCATCATTATTCGCCAATCGGGCACGACGACGCCCTTTGCGTTTACCGTGTGGGGAATGGCGTTTGCTCCCATTCCCTTAATTGGGCTTAGCTTGCTGATGCACGGCACCCAAGGTTTGGTCTCTACTTTTAGCCATTGGAATGGCAATGCTTGGTTCTCGGTGCTCTTTCAAGCTTATCCCACCACCATTTTTGGTTACTGGATCTGGAATAAGATGACCTTGAAATACCCGATGGCACTCTTGGCGCCGACAACCTTGATGACCACGGTATTTGGTTTGATTGGTGGTTATGTCATTTATGGTGAGCAGCTATCATCGGTGCAATGGGTTTCTTGTGCACTGTTTCTCCTCGGGATTATCGTGGTGATCTATCCGAAAAAGCGTGCCGCTAACTCTTTAACGTTGAAGCCAGAACAAGCAGTTTAA
- a CDS encoding aminotransferase-like domain-containing protein, with the protein MKFHQYNFLIMLKYKQLADKVAQDIQAQRLKDGDRMLSLRQFAQQHSISVSTAVSCYEELEKQGWISARPQAGFFINAHTLSLPSPTWPRFDTERTTPIRALEPKVIAQGPLGMACLDLDVQTQKGIEKSLRKAISSSQRQFSRYPDKQGEPLLRQALADHFGDQGFALNSQELVITHGCMDSVKTALTVCTHKGDTVAVSSPCFNGLLDLLSQLELNVIEIPSREDGIDLETLEALLQQKQIQAGLFCTTHMNPQGITLSPAQKQRLANLAGEYQVPIIEDDVYFELNHSDTLHLPTAYYDVSGYVIWCSSISKTLSPSYRLGWCRPGRYLADFQRHYQGVPVLIQTAIADFIRSGGYAKHLKRAQYQLANHRRDYTHYLAQRLPQGSRITQPDGGLVLWIQVPYLQATLLKKAAADANLDIRTGDIFTESERYHDCLRINMGYALNHQTTQLLEQLLTLIDQCRTKVSHQAESNI; encoded by the coding sequence TTGAAATTTCACCAGTACAATTTTCTCATCATGCTGAAATACAAACAGTTAGCCGATAAAGTTGCCCAAGATATTCAAGCGCAGCGACTCAAAGATGGCGACCGAATGCTATCGCTACGCCAATTTGCCCAGCAGCACAGTATCAGTGTCTCCACGGCGGTGAGCTGTTATGAAGAGTTGGAAAAGCAAGGTTGGATCAGCGCTAGACCGCAAGCGGGATTTTTCATTAACGCTCATACCCTATCGCTGCCTTCCCCTACTTGGCCACGCTTTGATACCGAGCGCACCACACCTATAAGGGCACTGGAGCCTAAAGTCATTGCACAGGGACCACTGGGTATGGCGTGTTTAGACCTTGATGTGCAAACACAAAAAGGGATCGAAAAGAGCCTGCGCAAAGCCATTAGCAGTAGCCAACGCCAGTTTTCTCGCTACCCCGATAAACAGGGAGAGCCACTGCTGCGCCAAGCTCTGGCGGATCATTTCGGAGATCAGGGTTTTGCGCTCAACAGTCAAGAGTTAGTGATTACCCATGGCTGTATGGACAGTGTGAAAACCGCGCTCACGGTGTGTACCCACAAAGGTGACACTGTCGCGGTGAGTTCGCCCTGTTTTAATGGCTTGCTCGATCTGCTTTCGCAACTCGAACTGAATGTGATTGAAATTCCTTCGCGGGAAGATGGTATTGATTTAGAGACCTTAGAAGCGTTACTGCAGCAGAAGCAGATTCAAGCGGGGCTCTTTTGCACCACGCACATGAATCCGCAAGGCATCACGCTCTCACCTGCGCAAAAGCAGCGCCTAGCCAATTTGGCTGGAGAGTATCAGGTGCCCATTATCGAAGATGATGTCTATTTTGAACTCAACCACTCCGATACTCTGCATTTGCCGACCGCTTACTACGATGTGAGTGGTTATGTGATTTGGTGTAGCTCTATTTCCAAAACGCTGTCGCCCAGTTATCGCTTGGGTTGGTGTCGCCCCGGTCGTTATTTAGCGGATTTTCAGCGCCACTATCAAGGCGTGCCTGTGCTGATTCAAACCGCAATTGCAGACTTTATTCGCAGTGGCGGTTATGCCAAACACCTTAAACGGGCACAATATCAGTTAGCTAACCATCGTCGCGACTACACGCATTACCTTGCGCAGCGCTTGCCTCAAGGTAGTCGTATCACCCAACCCGATGGCGGATTGGTACTGTGGATTCAAGTTCCTTATTTGCAAGCGACGCTGCTTAAAAAAGCGGCCGCCGATGCCAATTTGGATATTCGCACTGGCGATATCTTTACTGAGTCTGAGCGCTATCACGACTGTCTACGCATCAATATGGGATATGCGCTCAACCACCAAACAACGCAGCTGCTCGAACAGTTACTCACCTTAATCGACCAATGTCGAACCAAGGTGTCTCATCAGGCCGAGTCTAATATCTAA
- a CDS encoding SGNH/GDSL hydrolase family protein: MSNIKNVLCFGDSLTWGWIPQPHSVPSQRYAPEVRWTGVMAKVLGDEFHVIEEGLNARTINIDDPLDPRLNGSAYFPTALASHLPLDVVIIMLGSNNTKAAFNQSAQEIAEGMSLLVTQAYRCAGGVGAAYSAPKILVVSPPPLGEMPDPWFQVMYDGGYEKTLELPKYYQMMANFLKVNFFDAGSVIKTDGCDGIHITAESNAVLGRALAEQVLKILS; encoded by the coding sequence ATGAGCAATATAAAGAACGTTTTATGTTTTGGTGACTCGTTAACATGGGGATGGATTCCGCAGCCGCACAGCGTACCGTCGCAGCGTTATGCGCCGGAGGTGCGTTGGACGGGGGTGATGGCGAAGGTGCTGGGGGATGAGTTTCATGTGATCGAAGAAGGGCTGAATGCTCGCACTATCAATATCGACGATCCGCTTGATCCGCGTCTTAATGGTTCCGCTTATTTTCCGACAGCACTTGCCAGTCATTTGCCCTTAGATGTAGTCATCATCATGCTTGGATCAAACAATACCAAAGCGGCGTTTAATCAGAGCGCACAAGAGATTGCTGAGGGGATGTCGTTATTGGTCACTCAGGCTTACCGCTGTGCTGGTGGTGTTGGGGCGGCGTATTCGGCGCCGAAAATTTTGGTGGTGTCACCACCGCCCTTAGGTGAGATGCCCGACCCATGGTTTCAAGTTATGTACGATGGCGGGTACGAGAAAACCCTAGAGCTTCCAAAGTATTACCAGATGATGGCGAACTTTTTAAAAGTGAATTTCTTTGATGCGGGCTCAGTTATCAAAACCGATGGCTGTGATGGTATTCATATAACCGCAGAAAGTAACGCAGTGCTTGGGCGAGCCTTGGCAGAACAAGTGCTAAAGATACTCAGTTAA
- the alsE gene encoding D-allulose 6-phosphate 3-epimerase → MSEHIHISPSLMTMDLDQFKEQITFLNDHVDSFHIDIMDGHFVPNLSLSPWFIEQTRKLTHKEMSAHLMVTDPTFWVQQLIDIKCEVICMPAENINGIAFRLIDQIHAAGLKAGVVLNPETPVRDILPYIDMLDKVTIMTVDPGFAGQRFLVRMLDKITELRALREEHGYHYLIEMDGSTNKAHWKVIHDSNPDIYVIGRSGLFNLANNIHSSWEMMVAEFESATGQKFA, encoded by the coding sequence ATGAGTGAACATATTCATATATCGCCATCGCTAATGACGATGGATCTGGATCAATTTAAAGAGCAAATTACTTTCCTTAATGATCATGTCGATTCATTTCACATCGATATTATGGATGGGCATTTTGTACCGAACCTAAGTTTGTCTCCTTGGTTTATTGAACAAACGCGTAAGCTCACCCATAAAGAGATGTCTGCGCATCTTATGGTCACCGACCCAACATTTTGGGTGCAACAACTGATTGATATCAAATGCGAAGTTATCTGCATGCCCGCGGAAAATATCAACGGCATCGCGTTTCGTCTTATCGATCAAATCCATGCTGCTGGTTTAAAGGCTGGTGTAGTTCTTAACCCAGAAACCCCTGTCCGCGATATTCTGCCTTACATCGATATGCTCGATAAAGTCACTATTATGACGGTGGATCCTGGCTTTGCTGGGCAGCGCTTCTTAGTACGGATGTTAGATAAAATCACGGAACTTCGCGCACTGCGTGAAGAACATGGCTATCACTATCTGATTGAAATGGATGGCTCAACCAACAAAGCACACTGGAAAGTGATTCACGATTCTAACCCCGATATTTACGTGATTGGCCGCAGCGGATTGTTCAACTTGGCTAACAATATTCATAGCTCATGGGAAATGATGGTCGCTGAATTTGAATCGGCAACTGGTCAGAAATTCGCATAG
- a CDS encoding IS4 family transposase, whose product MCELDILHDSLYQFCPELHLKRLNSLTLACHALLECKTLTLTELGRNLPTKARTKHNIKRIDRLLANRHLHKERLAVYRWHASFICSGNSMPIVLVDWSDIREQKRLMVLRASVALQGRSITLYEKAFPLSEQCSKKAHDQFLADLASILPSNTTPLIVSDAGFKVPWYKSVEKLGWYWLSRVRGKVQYADIGAENWQPISNLHDTSSSRSKTLGYKRLTKSNPISCQITLYKSRSKGRKNQRSTRTNCHHPSHKVYSASAKEAWVLATNLPADTRTPKQLVRLYSKRMQIEETFRDLKSPAYGLGLRHSRTSSSERFDIMLLITLMLQLTSWLAGVHAQKQGWDKHFQANTVKNRNVLSTVRLGMEVLRHSGYTITREDLLAAATLLAQNLFKYGCALGKL is encoded by the coding sequence ATGTGCGAACTCGATATTTTACACGACTCTCTTTACCAATTCTGCCCTGAATTGCACTTAAAACGACTTAACAGTTTAACGCTAGCTTGCCACGCATTACTTGAATGTAAAACGCTCACTCTTACCGAGCTTGGTCGTAACCTGCCAACGAAAGCTAGAACAAAACATAACATCAAACGAATCGACCGATTGTTAGCTAATCGTCACTTGCACAAAGAGCGACTCGCGGTATACCGTTGGCATGCTAGCTTTATCTGTTCGGGTAATTCGATGCCCATTGTTCTTGTTGACTGGTCTGATATTCGTGAGCAAAAACGGCTTATGGTATTGCGAGCTTCAGTGGCGCTACAGGGCCGTTCTATTACTCTTTATGAGAAAGCGTTTCCGCTTTCAGAGCAATGTTCAAAGAAGGCTCATGACCAATTTCTAGCCGACCTTGCAAGCATTCTACCGAGTAACACTACACCGCTCATTGTCAGTGATGCAGGCTTTAAAGTGCCATGGTATAAATCCGTTGAGAAATTGGGTTGGTACTGGTTAAGTCGAGTAAGAGGGAAAGTGCAATATGCCGATATTGGCGCAGAAAACTGGCAACCTATCAGTAACTTACATGACACATCCTCAAGTCGTTCAAAGACGTTAGGCTATAAGAGGTTGACCAAGAGCAATCCAATCTCATGTCAAATTACACTGTATAAATCTCGTTCTAAAGGCCGAAAAAATCAGCGTTCGACACGGACGAATTGTCATCATCCGTCTCATAAAGTTTACTCTGCTTCGGCAAAAGAAGCATGGGTTCTTGCCACTAACTTACCCGCTGACACTCGAACGCCAAAGCAACTTGTTAGGCTCTACTCGAAGCGTATGCAGATTGAAGAAACATTCCGAGACTTGAAAAGCCCTGCGTATGGATTAGGCCTCCGTCATAGCCGAACTAGCAGCTCAGAGCGCTTTGATATCATGCTGCTAATCACCCTAATGCTTCAACTGACCTCTTGGCTTGCTGGAGTTCATGCTCAGAAACAAGGTTGGGATAAGCACTTCCAAGCGAACACTGTTAAAAATCGAAATGTACTCTCAACAGTACGCTTAGGCATGGAAGTATTGCGGCATTCTGGCTACACAATAACGAGGGAAGACTTGCTCGCAGCTGCAACCCTGCTTGCTCAAAATCTATTCAAATATGGTTGCGCCTTGGGGAAATTATGA
- a CDS encoding PTS fructose transporter subunit IIC, whose product MTIKEIWKAANPKGHLLTAISFLIPIVCGAGFIIAIGMAMGGTAQDSLVSGQFDLWQSLATMGAKALGLLPVVIACGIAGSIAGKPGIAPGFVVGLAANAISAGFIGGMIGGYLAGYIALGIIKNVKVPDWAKGLMPTLIVPFFASLASGLIMIYIIGTPIGIFTDGLTSFLRSMGTSSNLIVGAVIGALCIVDFGGPINKTCFAFVLTLQAQGTEESPNDFDKNH is encoded by the coding sequence ATGACTATTAAAGAAATATGGAAAGCAGCAAATCCCAAAGGCCATTTGCTGACCGCTATCTCGTTTTTGATTCCAATTGTTTGTGGTGCTGGTTTTATTATTGCTATCGGTATGGCAATGGGAGGAACGGCGCAAGATTCCTTAGTGTCGGGGCAGTTTGATTTATGGCAGTCACTCGCCACTATGGGCGCAAAAGCGCTTGGACTATTGCCTGTTGTTATCGCCTGTGGGATCGCAGGTTCAATTGCAGGTAAGCCCGGTATTGCACCTGGATTTGTGGTGGGTCTTGCAGCCAATGCGATTAGCGCTGGCTTTATCGGTGGTATGATCGGTGGCTATCTTGCTGGGTATATCGCACTTGGCATCATCAAAAATGTCAAAGTACCTGATTGGGCGAAGGGTTTAATGCCAACCTTGATTGTGCCATTTTTTGCCTCACTCGCTAGCGGTCTTATCATGATTTATATCATTGGTACGCCAATTGGTATTTTCACCGATGGTTTGACCTCTTTCTTAAGAAGTATGGGTACATCCTCTAACTTAATTGTGGGGGCAGTGATTGGTGCGCTATGTATTGTCGATTTTGGTGGTCCAATTAATAAAACCTGTTTTGCCTTTGTATTAACACTGCAAGCGCAAGGTACTGAGGAATCCCCTAATGATTTTGATAAAAATCATTAA
- a CDS encoding PTS fructose transporter subunit IIB has translation MNIVGVSACTVGIAHTYIAQKKIVDAAKKAGDNVKIETQGTIGIENALTDEDIKNADIVILACDVNISGEQRFEGKKVVKVPTQTAIKSPNKLIEKLHELINQ, from the coding sequence ATGAATATTGTAGGTGTTTCAGCGTGCACAGTCGGAATTGCACACACATATATCGCACAAAAGAAAATCGTCGATGCAGCCAAAAAGGCGGGTGACAATGTAAAAATTGAAACTCAAGGCACAATCGGTATCGAAAATGCGTTGACCGATGAAGACATCAAAAATGCCGATATCGTTATCTTGGCTTGTGATGTCAATATTTCCGGAGAGCAACGCTTCGAAGGTAAGAAAGTCGTTAAAGTTCCTACCCAAACCGCGATTAAATCGCCGAATAAACTGATCGAAAAATTGCACGAATTGATTAATCAATAA
- a CDS encoding PTS sugar transporter subunit IIA yields MDITKILTVKHVKLDMVATTKAQAIEELTDLLWKDGSISNREDFIRDVWKREEQGSTGFENHIAIPHGKSSAVNHTALVIGRTDNEIPWESLDGSDIRCIILFAVRLEDQNTTHIRLLTQVATALADEEIVDQLLKENDPQNIVNLFSQYAEAEC; encoded by the coding sequence ATGGACATCACGAAAATTCTCACAGTGAAACATGTAAAACTGGATATGGTCGCGACAACGAAAGCACAAGCGATTGAAGAGCTCACCGATTTACTTTGGAAGGATGGTTCGATCAGCAATCGTGAAGATTTCATTCGCGATGTGTGGAAGCGCGAAGAACAAGGTTCTACCGGTTTTGAAAATCACATTGCTATTCCTCATGGGAAGTCTTCAGCGGTTAACCATACTGCGCTTGTGATTGGACGAACTGACAATGAGATTCCTTGGGAGAGTCTCGATGGCAGCGATATTCGTTGCATCATTTTGTTCGCCGTGCGTCTCGAAGATCAAAATACCACCCATATTCGCTTATTAACCCAAGTAGCCACCGCTCTCGCTGATGAAGAGATCGTTGACCAATTACTCAAAGAAAATGACCCACAGAACATCGTGAACCTCTTTAGCCAATATGCTGAAGCAGAGTGCTAA
- a CDS encoding BglG family transcription antiterminator, whose amino-acid sequence MVEKIERHIHLSLPDDEVWFIYQYIISSGVLVVENHSHSLLHAELLSDQARDITLRLVDRFSQLININLGIDTQLYEGLVVHIRPLINRLHYKIIIRNPLLDDIKNEIADVYQLTRIAVENIFITNAQQSVSDDEVGYLAVHFQAAIERQITHKRVLLVCSTGVGTSHLLKSRILRAFPDWEIVAAVPSDSLPSVSQQLAPDLVISTVHVPEIETPVVYVTAFLNDADLQRVTDKLITEKLHRACDAYAVTRS is encoded by the coding sequence ATGGTGGAAAAAATAGAGCGGCATATTCATTTGTCGTTACCAGACGATGAAGTATGGTTTATATACCAATATATTATTTCTTCTGGCGTGTTAGTGGTAGAAAATCATAGCCACAGTTTACTCCATGCAGAATTATTAAGTGATCAAGCAAGAGATATTACATTAAGGCTAGTGGATCGTTTTTCGCAATTAATTAATATTAATCTTGGCATCGATACACAATTATATGAAGGTTTAGTTGTACATATCAGGCCTCTTATTAATCGTCTCCACTATAAAATCATTATTCGCAATCCGCTATTGGATGATATTAAAAATGAAATAGCCGATGTTTATCAATTAACTCGAATTGCGGTGGAGAATATTTTTATTACGAATGCTCAACAGTCTGTTTCAGACGATGAGGTTGGTTATCTTGCTGTGCATTTTCAGGCAGCGATAGAACGGCAAATCACACATAAGCGCGTATTGCTGGTGTGTTCTACCGGAGTTGGCACATCTCACTTACTGAAAAGTCGGATTTTACGTGCGTTTCCTGATTGGGAAATTGTTGCGGCCGTGCCATCCGATAGTTTGCCAAGCGTGAGCCAGCAACTGGCTCCAGACCTGGTGATCTCGACGGTTCATGTTCCTGAAATTGAAACGCCTGTGGTGTATGTCACGGCATTTCTTAATGACGCCGATCTACAAAGGGTTACCGATAAACTGATAACAGAAAAGCTGCACCGGGCGTGCGATGCGTATGCTGTTACTCGATCTTAA
- a CDS encoding BglG family transcription antiterminator, with translation MKMITSRQHRLLRLLLQQREYSTLFSLAERLDVSKKTIQRDLNIINEYLSDSNIHVDTKAGAGVLLVAENTTDLLQLEQQINGETDDADGVMGHARRIKIASWLLSETPKETSINKLSERYFISNASIVNDLRIIEDWITPLGLQLIRSQSGTRIKGNENNVRQAMAALINGLMNHQDPGTVNHSRLDPGSYKGLVQYFGVDDVAFVQVLLQEMEQELSYPLGEPYYINIFTHILIMMHRRTRGNLLSNPDHVAAQPPEDSAFIVAKKWWKK, from the coding sequence ATGAAAATGATTACCTCAAGACAGCATAGATTATTGCGTTTATTATTACAGCAACGTGAATATTCAACATTATTCAGTTTGGCTGAGCGGCTTGATGTATCGAAGAAGACGATACAGCGTGATTTAAATATTATTAATGAATATTTATCCGATTCAAATATTCATGTGGATACGAAAGCGGGCGCTGGTGTTTTGCTGGTGGCGGAAAACACCACAGATCTTTTGCAATTAGAACAACAGATCAATGGCGAAACAGACGACGCTGATGGTGTGATGGGTCATGCTCGTCGGATAAAAATTGCTTCTTGGTTACTGAGTGAAACGCCCAAAGAAACGTCGATCAACAAGCTTTCTGAACGTTACTTTATTAGTAATGCATCTATTGTTAATGACTTAAGAATTATCGAAGACTGGATAACACCGCTTGGATTGCAGCTGATACGTAGCCAAAGTGGTACGCGCATCAAGGGCAATGAAAACAATGTCCGCCAAGCGATGGCTGCCTTAATTAATGGCTTGATGAACCATCAAGACCCAGGCACGGTGAACCATTCACGCCTCGATCCAGGTAGCTATAAAGGCTTGGTCCAGTATTTCGGTGTCGATGATGTCGCTTTCGTGCAAGTGTTATTGCAGGAGATGGAACAGGAATTGTCTTACCCACTAGGTGAGCCATATTACATCAATATATTTACTCATATTTTGATCATGATGCACCGTCGTACTCGGGGCAATTTATTGAGTAATCCAGACCATGTAGCAGCACAACCCCCAGAAGATTCGGCCTTTATTGTGGCGAAAAAATGGTGGAAAAAATAG
- a CDS encoding ISAs1 family transposase, with the protein MDKKSLFEHLSIVRDFRQDWKVDHKLTDILFLTVCAVIGGADGWDEIEDFGQIHESWFRARGEFEQGIPSRDTIRRVMSKINPSKLQQAFISWMKTCHELTGGDIIAIDGKTLRRSFSKDHSAIHMVSAFSVKNSIVLGQVKTEEKSNEITAIPELLELLDISGCLVTLDAMGCQTKIANKIIESGADYLLAVKGNQGRLEEAFIKHFPMPAILTWPGDSYVTTNKIEHGRQEQRLYITSELFDDFIDLGFEWRGMKTLGVSMYMRSNPGEKPNADEIFIRYYISSRTLSAEQFAESIRSHWHVENKLHYKLDVGFNEDQSRIRADDGSENFARIRHMCISLLSNEKTFKGGVKRKRRMAGMSEAYLEKVLAAL; encoded by the coding sequence ATGGATAAAAAATCGTTGTTTGAGCATCTTTCTATCGTAAGAGATTTTCGTCAAGACTGGAAAGTCGACCATAAATTGACAGATATTTTGTTCCTAACCGTTTGTGCCGTGATTGGCGGAGCAGATGGTTGGGATGAGATAGAAGATTTTGGTCAAATTCACGAGTCTTGGTTTAGAGCCAGAGGAGAGTTTGAGCAAGGAATACCGAGTCGAGATACCATTCGGCGGGTGATGAGTAAGATTAATCCATCGAAGTTGCAACAAGCCTTCATTTCTTGGATGAAAACGTGTCATGAGCTAACGGGCGGTGACATTATTGCCATTGATGGTAAGACCTTGAGGCGCTCTTTCTCAAAAGACCACAGTGCCATTCATATGGTCAGTGCGTTCTCGGTGAAAAATTCGATTGTGTTAGGACAAGTAAAAACAGAAGAGAAGTCGAATGAGATCACCGCCATCCCAGAGTTATTGGAGCTACTTGATATAAGCGGTTGTTTAGTGACGTTAGATGCGATGGGTTGCCAAACAAAAATAGCCAATAAAATCATCGAGTCCGGCGCGGACTATCTTCTGGCGGTCAAAGGGAATCAAGGTCGACTGGAAGAGGCATTTATAAAGCACTTTCCGATGCCAGCAATCCTGACATGGCCCGGAGACAGTTACGTTACTACGAACAAAATCGAGCATGGACGGCAAGAGCAGAGACTATATATCACCAGTGAGTTATTTGATGATTTTATAGACTTAGGCTTTGAATGGCGAGGCATGAAGACATTGGGAGTCTCGATGTACATGCGCAGCAATCCTGGAGAAAAACCGAATGCAGATGAGATATTTATTCGTTATTACATCAGCTCAAGGACATTGAGTGCAGAGCAATTTGCCGAGTCTATCCGTAGTCATTGGCATGTAGAAAATAAGCTGCATTACAAGTTGGATGTGGGGTTCAACGAAGACCAAAGTCGGATACGAGCAGACGATGGATCAGAAAATTTTGCTAGGATCCGCCATATGTGTATTTCACTACTTTCGAATGAAAAGACGTTCAAAGGAGGAGTGAAACGCAAAAGGAGAATGGCTGGGATGAGCGAAGCGTATTTAGAGAAGGTACTTGCAGCCCTTTAG
- a CDS encoding LysE/ArgO family amino acid transporter, with translation MWVSSLATGFTTGAGLIACIGSQNAFVLRQGLLRSHTAMVATVCILSDVFLIFCGLSGLGFIVKQWPGVIDVVRYAGAAFLMFNAYGAAKRAWQGSGVLDPSATQGGTLKQVLLTCLGYTWLNPHVYLDTVVMLGSLSLHYDGDEKWHFGAGAMLASAVWFIAITYGARLLLPLFHNPNAWRILDGLIALMMAYLSVTLLVMPLA, from the coding sequence ATGTGGGTCTCTTCACTTGCCACTGGTTTTACAACTGGAGCGGGTTTAATTGCCTGTATTGGTTCACAAAACGCGTTTGTGCTGCGCCAAGGATTGCTGCGCAGTCATACCGCGATGGTGGCGACGGTCTGTATTTTAAGCGACGTATTTTTGATTTTTTGTGGGCTGTCTGGCTTGGGATTTATTGTCAAGCAGTGGCCAGGTGTCATTGATGTAGTACGTTACGCTGGAGCGGCTTTCTTGATGTTTAATGCTTATGGTGCAGCCAAACGAGCATGGCAGGGAAGTGGTGTGCTCGATCCAAGTGCCACTCAAGGCGGCACTCTCAAACAAGTGCTGCTCACTTGCTTGGGGTACACTTGGCTGAATCCTCATGTCTATTTGGATACGGTGGTGATGCTTGGTAGTTTATCGTTGCATTACGATGGAGATGAAAAATGGCATTTCGGCGCAGGTGCAATGTTAGCCAGCGCGGTATGGTTTATCGCTATCACCTATGGAGCAAGGCTGCTGCTACCTTTGTTTCACAACCCCAATGCGTGGCGCATTCTCGATGGTTTGATTGCGCTGATGATGGCCTACCTCAGTGTGACTTTGTTGGTGATGCCGTTGGCGTAG